The genomic DNA TGGCTTGCGGGTATTGGGCACCAGTAGCGGCGGATGGTAGTACTGGAGTCTCTTAGTCGTCACTGCTATTTTCCCTGCAATGGCGAAGCGGGTTACGAACTCAACATCCTCCTGGCCGACGAAAGGAGCGACAAAACCTCCAAGCTCCCGGAGGACCTCGCGTCGATAGGCAGTGCAACGACTGGACATAAAAAAGGGATCGTGAAAGGAGTACCTGTCTTCAATGCAGCCGTAACTTGCCAGACCGAACGGTACGATGGCGTCGCCCTCAGGATGCTGAGCGAACATGGAATGAAGAACCGACAGGAAGTCGTTCTGCAAAATCACCGTGTCGTCATCGAGGAAAAGAATGTATTCCCCTCGCGACAGCCCGAGGCCGTAGTTTCTGGAATACCCCATCAATCCATGGTGCTTGTCCAGAGGAGCATAAACAACCGGCAGCAGAGCTGAAAAACCTTCCGCCAGTGCCCTCCCCTCTTCACTCCCTCCCCGGTCCTCTACGAGAATGACCTCGAACAGATCACTCGGGATATCCTGCTGGACCAGGGACCATAATATCCCCTCAAGAACATTCAGACGGCCATAAAAGTTTATAATACAGGATAGCTTTATCCCATCCCGCGCCGGAGGCACTTCGCAGTCCCCCCGCAGGTCGAAAGGAAAGAGCTTGTAAAGCGTTTTCAAAACTATCTTTCGCATAATATCCTAAAAATAAAGTCGCCAGCCGATGATGAATGCCCAGGCAAGGCTGACCAGCAGAAGCGGCGTATCTTTCAGCAACAACTCGGTCGGGTCGCCGCTTTGCCCGGACTTCACGCTCATGATGTAGCGAAGGAGACCGAAGCAGCAGAGCGGAACCGTATAAAATA from Geobacter sp. DSM 9736 includes the following:
- a CDS encoding glycosyltransferase family A protein, with amino-acid sequence MRKIVLKTLYKLFPFDLRGDCEVPPARDGIKLSCIINFYGRLNVLEGILWSLVQQDIPSDLFEVILVEDRGGSEEGRALAEGFSALLPVVYAPLDKHHGLMGYSRNYGLGLSRGEYILFLDDDTVILQNDFLSVLHSMFAQHPEGDAIVPFGLASYGCIEDRYSFHDPFFMSSRCTAYRREVLRELGGFVAPFVGQEDVEFVTRFAIAGKIAVTTKRLQYYHPPLLVPNTRKPRAVGYSFYTLKARYSHPIWLLLLLNCARHAPLSILPVRKFREQGAFGRGFMFGLIDAVRGVREQAYK